In one window of Macaca thibetana thibetana isolate TM-01 chromosome 5, ASM2454274v1, whole genome shotgun sequence DNA:
- the ADH6 gene encoding alcohol dehydrogenase 6 isoform X2 yields MNTTGQVIRCKAAILWKPGAPFSIEEVEVAPPKAKEVRIKVVATGLCGTEMKILGSKHLYLLYPTILGHEGAGIVESIGEGVSTVKPVIKEISVAKIDAVAPLDKVCLISCGFSTGFGAAINTAKVTPGSTCAVFGLGGVGLSVVMGCKAAGAARIIGVDVNKEKFKKAQELGATECLNPLDLKKPIQEVLFDMTDSGIDFCFEAIGNLDTLAAALASCNESYGVCVVVGVLPAGGQLNISGQLFSGRSLKGSVFGGWKSREHIPKLVADYMAEKLNLDPLITHTLSLDKINEAVELMKTGKCIRCILIL; encoded by the exons ATGAATACTACAGGCCAA GTTATAAGATGCAAAGCAGCCATACTCTGGAAGCCTGGTGCACCATTTTCTATTGAGGAGGTAGAAGTGGCCCCACCAAAGGCAAAGGAAGTTCGCATAAAG GTTGTGGCCACCGGACTGTGTGGTACAGAGATGAAAATATTGGGGAGTAAACACTTGTACCTCTTGTATCCCACCATCTTGGGTCATGAAGGGGCTGGAATCGTTGAGAGTATTGGAGAAGGAGTAAGCACAGTGAAACCAG TGATAAAGGAAATCTCAGTTGCCAAGATTGATGCAGTTGCTCCTCTGGATAAAGTATGCCTAATTAGCTGTGGCTTTTCCACTGGGTTTGGTGCTGCAATCAATACTGCCAAG GTAACTCCAGGTTCTACCTGTGCTGTGTTTGGCCTGGGAGGAGTCGGCTTGTCTGTTGTCATGGGTTGTAAAGCGGCAGGAGCAGCCAGGATCATTGGAGTGGACGTCAACAAGGAGAAATTTAAGAAGGCACAGGAATTGGGTGCCACTGAGTGCCTCAACCCTCTGGACCTAAAGAAACCCATTCAAGAAGTTTTATTTGATATGACAGATTCTGGTATAGACTTCTGCTTTGAGGCCATTGGAAATCTGGACACTCTG GCAGCTGCCCTCGCCTCCTGCAATGAGAGCTATGGGGTCTGTGTGGTTGTTGGGGTGTTGCCTGCTGGTGGTCAACTCAACATCAGTGGCCAGTTATTCTCAGGACGTTCTTTGAAGGGTTCTGTTTTTGGAG GCTGGAAGAGCAGAGAGCACATCCCTAAACTGGTTGCTGATTATATGGCAGAGAAGTTGAATCTAGATCCACTAATTACTCATACTCTGAGTCTTGATAAAATCAATGAAGCAGTTGAATtaatgaaaactggaaaatg tatCCGCTGTATCCTGATACTTTAA
- the ADH6 gene encoding alcohol dehydrogenase 6 isoform X1 — protein sequence MNTTGQVIRCKAAILWKPGAPFSIEEVEVAPPKAKEVRIKVVATGLCGTEMKILGSKHLYLLYPTILGHEGAGIVESIGEGVSTVKPGNKVITLFLPQCGECTSCLNSEGNFCIQVKQSKPQLMSDGTSRFTCNGKSIYHFGNTSTFSEYTVIKEISVAKIDAVAPLDKVCLISCGFSTGFGAAINTAKVTPGSTCAVFGLGGVGLSVVMGCKAAGAARIIGVDVNKEKFKKAQELGATECLNPLDLKKPIQEVLFDMTDSGIDFCFEAIGNLDTLAAALASCNESYGVCVVVGVLPAGGQLNISGQLFSGRSLKGSVFGGWKSREHIPKLVADYMAEKLNLDPLITHTLSLDKINEAVELMKTGKCIRCILIL from the exons ATGAATACTACAGGCCAA GTTATAAGATGCAAAGCAGCCATACTCTGGAAGCCTGGTGCACCATTTTCTATTGAGGAGGTAGAAGTGGCCCCACCAAAGGCAAAGGAAGTTCGCATAAAG GTTGTGGCCACCGGACTGTGTGGTACAGAGATGAAAATATTGGGGAGTAAACACTTGTACCTCTTGTATCCCACCATCTTGGGTCATGAAGGGGCTGGAATCGTTGAGAGTATTGGAGAAGGAGTAAGCACAGTGAAACCAG GTAACAAAGTTATCACACTCTTTCTGCCACAGTGTGGAGAATGTACCTCTTGCTTGAATTCTGAGGGCAATTTTTGTATACAAGTCAA ACAGTCAAAACCCCAACTGATGTCTGATGGTACCAGCAGGTTTACCTGCAACGGAAAATCAATATATCACTTTGGTAATACCAGCACCTTCTCTGAATACACAGTGATAAAGGAAATCTCAGTTGCCAAGATTGATGCAGTTGCTCCTCTGGATAAAGTATGCCTAATTAGCTGTGGCTTTTCCACTGGGTTTGGTGCTGCAATCAATACTGCCAAG GTAACTCCAGGTTCTACCTGTGCTGTGTTTGGCCTGGGAGGAGTCGGCTTGTCTGTTGTCATGGGTTGTAAAGCGGCAGGAGCAGCCAGGATCATTGGAGTGGACGTCAACAAGGAGAAATTTAAGAAGGCACAGGAATTGGGTGCCACTGAGTGCCTCAACCCTCTGGACCTAAAGAAACCCATTCAAGAAGTTTTATTTGATATGACAGATTCTGGTATAGACTTCTGCTTTGAGGCCATTGGAAATCTGGACACTCTG GCAGCTGCCCTCGCCTCCTGCAATGAGAGCTATGGGGTCTGTGTGGTTGTTGGGGTGTTGCCTGCTGGTGGTCAACTCAACATCAGTGGCCAGTTATTCTCAGGACGTTCTTTGAAGGGTTCTGTTTTTGGAG GCTGGAAGAGCAGAGAGCACATCCCTAAACTGGTTGCTGATTATATGGCAGAGAAGTTGAATCTAGATCCACTAATTACTCATACTCTGAGTCTTGATAAAATCAATGAAGCAGTTGAATtaatgaaaactggaaaatg tatCCGCTGTATCCTGATACTTTAA